Proteins encoded in a region of the Pseudochaenichthys georgianus chromosome 20, fPseGeo1.2, whole genome shotgun sequence genome:
- the LOC117465754 gene encoding protein NLRC3-like isoform X3, whose product MSDLKDEEEDKSPVPSCLSLKSDRSMWNPINFSNEPGPSDTKQRAESPVPSCLSLKSDRSMGNPPVFSDEPGPSDTKGKRKSGVPVEETLSSCALRQDVLKDPVSTSCALCQDVLKDPVSTSCGHWFCRQCITSYCEQRPPSGDPSCPQCGKRSRPRAGLQTASQTSSVRAERGLQEVLDEHRLSLRRRCERVTEGTDQSETLLNSIFTELYITQGQSEEVNTQHEVRQLETASKKEPLHDTPIKCQDIFKALPDQQTPIRAVLTNGVAGVGKSFSVQKFTLDWAEGLGNQDVSLVIPLSFRELNLIKGEQYSLLRLLHIFHPTLQKVTAEQLAVCKVLLIFDGLDKSRLSLDFRKKKVVSDVSQKSSVNVLLTNLIRGKLLPSALLWITSRPAAANQIPPECVDRVTEVRGFTDAQKEEYFRRRSSDEDLSSRIISHIKSSRSLHIMCLIPVFCWITAAVLDHMLTTDQRGELPQTLTDMYSHFLLVQTKRKKQKYEEGHEMSPQQLTEADRELLLKLGRLAFEHLEKGHIMFYQEDLRRCGLGVTEALVHSGVCTEIFKRESVIFQKTVYCFVHLSIQEFLAAVYLFHCYTSRDTAVLKDFLKRDWPYENSNSTDQEYPSLDVFLKGAMAKSLRSRNGHLDLFVRFLHGLSLESNQRLLGGLLGRTDNRPETIQRAISNLKEKRTKVSPERSINIFHCLTEMKDLSVHQEITEFLKSGKRLKERLSEIHCSALADMLQMSEEVLDELDLSQYKTSEEGKRRLLPAVRNCRKATLDCGLSETECEVVASALKSDPSHLRDLDLSWNALKDSGVERLSPALKSPACRLEALRVTERRGM is encoded by the exons ATGAGTGATTTAAAAGATGAGGAAGAGGACAAATCTCCAGTCCCCAGCTGTCTGTCTCTGAAGAGTGACCGGTCTATGTGGAACCCTATAAACTTCAGCAATGAACCTGGACCCTCAGACACAAA ACAGAGAGCAGAGTCTCCAGTCCCCAGCTGTCTGTCTCTGAAGAGTGACCGGTCTATGGGGAACCCTCCAGTCTTCAGTGATGAACCTGGACCCTCAGACACAAA AGGGAAGAGGAAGAGTGGTGTTCCTGTGGAGGAGACGCTGTCCAGCTGTGCTCTGCGTCAGGACGTCCTGAAGGATCCAGTCTCTACCAGCTGTGCTCTGTGTCAGGACGTCCTGAAGGATCCAGTCTCTACTAGCTGTGGACACTGGTTCTGCAGACAGTGCATCACCTCATACTGCgagcagagacctccatcaGGAGACCCCTCCTGTCCCCAGTGTGGAAAGAGATCCAGACCCAGAGCTGGCCTGCAGACAGCCAGTCAGACCAGCTCTGTACGAG CAGAACGTGGTCTGCAGGAGGTTCTCGATGAACACAGGCTCAGTCTGAGGAGGAGATGTGAACGTGTGACTGAAGGAACTGATCAAAGTGAAACCCTCCTCAACAGCATCTTCACTGAGCTCTACATCACACAAGGCCAGAGTGAAGAGGTGAATACCCAACACGAGGTGAGGCAGCTGGAGACGGCTTCCAAGAAGGAGCCCCTCCATGACACTCCAATCAAGTGCCAGGACATCTTTAAAGCCTTACCTGACCAGCAGACTCCCATCAGAGCGGTCCTGACCAACGGAGTCGCTGGAGTTGGAAAAAGCTTCTCGGTGCAGAAGTTCACTCTGGACTGGGCCGAGGGTTTGGGAAACCAAGATGTCAGTCTGGTGATCCCGCTCTCCTTCAGGGAGCTGAACCTGATCAAAGGAGAGCAGTACAGTCTTCTCAGGCTGCTCCATATCTTCCATCCAACCTTACAGAAGGTCACAGCAGAGCAGCTGGCTGTCTGCAAAGTGCTGCTCATCTTTGACGGCCTGGATAAAAGCAGACTTTCTCTGGACTTCAGAAAGAAGAAGGTTGTGTCTGATGTCTCTCAGAAGTCCTCAGTCAACGTGCTGCTGACAAACCTCATCAGGGGGAAGCTGCTTCCCTCGGCTCTCCTCTGGATAACTTCCAGACCTGCAGCGGCCAATCAGATCCCTCCTGAGTGTGTGGACAGGGTGACAGAAGTACGAGGCTTCACTGACGCCCAGAAGGAGGAGTACTTCAGGAGGAGATCGAGTGATGAAGACCTGTCCAGCAGAATCATCTCTCACATCAAGAGCTCCAGGAGCCTCCACATCATGTGTCTGATCCCAGTCTTCTGCTGGATCACTGCTGCAGTTCTGGACCACATGTTGACCACAGACCAGAGAGGAGAGCTGCCCCAGACCCTCACTGACATGTACTCACACTTCCTGCTGGTCCAGACCAAGAGGAAGAAGCAGAAGTATGAAGAGGGACATGAGATGAGTCCACAGCAGCTGACGGAGGCTGACAGGGAGCTTCTCCTGAAGCTGGGGAGGCTGGCCTTTGAACATCTGGAGAAAGGACACATCATGTTCTACCAAGAAGACCTGCGGCGCTGTGGCCTTGGTGTCACCGAGGCCTTGGTGCACTCAGGAGTTTGTACAGAGATCTTCAAAAGAGAGAGTGTGATCTTCCAGAAAACAGTGTACTGCTTTGTTCACCTGAGCATTCAGGAGTTCCTGGCTGCAGTCTACTTGTTCCACTGTTACACCAGCAGAGACACAGCGGTGCTGAAGGACTTCCTGAAGAGAGACTGGCCCTATGAGAACAGTAACAGCACTGATCAGGAGTACCCATCCCTGGATGTCTTTCTCAAAGGAGCCATGGCGAAATCCCTCAGAAGTAGAAATGGCCACCTGGACCTGTTTGTCCGCTTCCTCCACGGCCTCTCTCTGGAGTCCAACCAGAGACTGTTAGGAGGCCTGCTGGGTCGCACAGACAACCGTCCAGAAACCATCCAGAGAGCCATCAGCAACCTGAAGGAGAAGAGAACAAAAGTCTCTCCTGAAAGGAGCATCAACATCTTCCACTGCCTGACAGAGATGAAGGACCTCTCAGTGCATCAGGAGATCACAGAGTTCCTGAAGTCAGGGAAAAGATTAAAGGAGAGACTCTCTGAGATCCACTGCTCTGCTCTGGCAGACATGCTGCAGATGTCAGAGGAGGTTCTGGATGAGTTGGACCTGAGTCAGTACAAAACATCAGAGGAGGGGAAACGGAGACTGCTTCCAGCTGTGAGGAACTGCAGGAAGGCCAC ACTTGACTGTGGACTCTCAGAGACTGAATGTGAAGTCGTggcctcagctctgaagtcTGACCCCTcccacctgagagatctggacctgAGTTGGAACGCTCTGAAGGACTCAGGAGTGGAGCGTCTGAGTCCTGCACTGAAGAGTCCAGCCTGCAGACTGGAGGCTCTCAG AGTAACAGAGAGAAGGGGAATGTGA